A genomic window from Salvia miltiorrhiza cultivar Shanhuang (shh) chromosome 5, IMPLAD_Smil_shh, whole genome shotgun sequence includes:
- the LOC130985894 gene encoding heterogeneous nuclear ribonucleoprotein 1-like isoform X1, translating to MEMEPGKLFIGGISWDTSEERLREYFQTFGEVVEAVIMKDRATGRARGFGFIVFANASVAEKVVKERHVIDGRTVEAKKAVPRDDHQNYNRNSVSIHGSIQGSPGPVRTKKIFVGGLASSVTESDFKRYFDQFGTITDVVVMYDHNTQRPRGFGFITYDLEEAVDKVLFKTFHELNGKMVEVKRAVPKELSPGSTRNQPSGYNYGLNRVSSFLNTYSPGHNSSSPSGYGMRMDGRFSPVAVGRSGYSPYSMANMGLNSDSGFGLNSGASADSGFGFGRGMNSYYSGNADRFGSPIRYDGGVTGNGPMLNTNGRNLWGNGNLNYGSNSMMSNAFVGPGTGNAGLVGGLGSIGEIWGASPTSSQGGGNASLSSGNFGYGIQENNFGGRAGYGRNNGSIVGTTSSYSAPNNIRDGGLGNLYERESFYGDHAWQSSSPEHDGSVPFGYDLGVTADAAPNNSVGYVGGYSVNAMSNRGKNFNLICTLSSA from the exons ATGGAAATGGAACCGGGGAAGCTATTCATTGGTGGGATCTCTTGGGACACGAGTGAGGAGCGTTTGAGAGAGTATTTTCAAACTTTTGGTGAAGTAGTCGAAGCTGTGATCATGAAGGATCGCGCCACTGGCCGTGCCCGTGGTTTTGGTTTCATCGTTTTTGCTAATGCTTCTGTTGCTGAGAAAGTTGTCAAGGAAAGGCACGTCATAGATGGAAGAACT GTGGAGGCAAAGAAGGCTGTTCCTAGGGATGATCATCAAAACTACAACAGAAACAGTGTCAGCATCCATGGCAGCATCCAGGGGTCCCCTGGTCCTGTTCGTACAAAAAAGATTTTTGTAGGAGGTTTAGCATCCTCAGTCACAGAAAGTGACTTCAAGAGGTACTTTGATCAATTTGGAACAATAACAGACGTTGTCGTTATGTATGACCACAATACTCAAAGACCTAGAGGTTTCGGGTTTATCACTTATGATTTGGAGGAAGCAGTGGATAAAGTCCTTTTCAAAACTTTTCATGAACTTAATGGAAAGATGGTTGAGGTTAAGCGTGCTGTTCCAAAGGAGTTATCTCCTGGATCAACACGGAACCAACCTAGTGGTTATAACTACGGGCTCAACAGAGTAAGCAGTTTCCTTAATACTTATAGTCCAGGACATAATTCTAGCTCCCCAAGTGGCTATGGAATGAGAATGGATGGTCGATTCAGTCCTGTGGCTGTAGGTCGAAGTGGATATTCCCCCTACAGCATGGCTAACATGGGTTTGAATTCAGACTCTGGGTTTGGTTTAAACAGTGGGGCAAGTGCTGATTCTGGCTTTGGCTTTGGACGTGGGATGAACTCCTATTATAGTGGAAATGCAGATCGTTTTGGAAGTCCCATTCGCTATGATGGGGGTGTTACTGGAAATGGGCCTATGTTGAATACTAATGGTCGAAATTTATGGGGCAACGGGAATCTCAACTATGGTTCAAACTCAATGATGTCAAATGCATTTGTTGGCCCAGGAACTGGAAATGCGGGTTTAGTTGGTGGTCTTGGAAGTATTGGGGAGATTTGGGGCGCCTCTCCTACTTCATCCCAAGGCGGAGGAAATGCTTCCCTCAGCAGTGGAAATTTCGGCTATGGCATTCAGGAAAACAATTTTGGTGGTAGGGCTGGTTATGGTAGAAACAATGGTAGCATTGTTGGCACAACATCTTCATACTCAGCCCCAAACAACATCCGTGATGGAGGTTTGGGAAACTTGTATGAGAGAGAGTCCTTTTATGGGGACCATGCTTGGCAATCATCTTCTCCCGAGCATGATGGTTCCGTCCCTTTTGGTTACGACCTTGGTGTCACTGCAGATGCAGCACCAAACAATTCTGTCGGTTATGTCGGAGGTTATAGCGTTAATGCTATGTCAAATAGAGGTAAGAATTTCAACTTGATCTGTACTCTCTCCTCTGCTTAA
- the LOC130985893 gene encoding ras-related protein RABA5a-like isoform X2, with amino-acid sequence MANADEEQPQTQPTQQTEDYLFKIVLIGDSATQKMEINGKEVKAQIWDTAGQERFRAVTSAYYRGAVGALLVYDISRRLTFDSVGRWLNELHTHSDMNVVTILVGNKSDLKEAREVTTVEGKALAEAQGLFFIETSALDSSNVTAAFQTVVKEIYNILSRKVMQSQELKVKDPDWMGNGKTVVLQAEDENKQETEAQAKKGGCCSS; translated from the exons ATGGCCAATGCAGACGAGGAACAACCACAAACGCAACCAACACAGCAGACAGAGGATTACCTTTTCAAGATAGTTCTGATTGGTGATTCAGCG ACCCAAAAGATGGAAATTAATGGGAAGGAAGTTAAGGCACAGATATGGGACACGGCCGGCCAGGAGCGGTTTAGGGCAGTGACATCTGCGTATTACAGAGGCGCAGTCGGAGCACTTCTAGTCTATGACATCAGCAGACGCCTCACCTTTGATAGCGTTGGCAGGTGGCTTAACGAACTTCACA CTCACTCCGACATGAATGTGGTAACAATATTGGTGGGCAACAAGTCCGATCTGAAAGAGGCTCGGGAGGTGACAACCGTGGAGGGCAAAGCCCTGGCTGAAGCACAGGGTTTGTTCTTCATTGAAACATCGGCTCTGGATTCGTCCAACGTTACTGCTGCGTTTCAGACGGTAGTGAAGGAGATCTACAACATTTTAAGTAGGAAAGTTATGCAATCTCAAGAACTCAAAGTGAAAGATCCGGATTGGATGGGAAATGGGAAAACAGTGGTTTTACAGGCTGAAGATGAAAACAAGCAGGAAACAGAAGCACAAGCTAAAAAAGGTGGGTGCTGTTCATCTTGA
- the LOC130985894 gene encoding heterogeneous nuclear ribonucleoprotein 1-like isoform X2, with amino-acid sequence MEMEPGKLFIGGISWDTSEERLREYFQTFGEVVEAVIMKDRATGRARGFGFIVFANASVAEKVVKERHVIDGRTVEAKKAVPRDDHQNYNRNSVSIHGSIQGSPGPVRTKKIFVGGLASSVTESDFKRYFDQFGTITDVVVMYDHNTQRPRGFGFITYDLEEAVDKVLFKTFHELNGKMVEVKRAVPKELSPGSTRNQPSGYNYGLNRVSSFLNTYSPGHNSSSPSGYGMRMDGRFSPVAVGRSGYSPYSMANMGLNSDSGFGLNSGASADSGFGFGRGMNSYYSGNADRFGSPIRYDGGVTGNGPMLNTNGRNLWGNGNLNYGSNSMMSNAFVGPGTGNAGLVGGLGSIGEIWGASPTSSQGGGNASLSSGNFGYGIQENNFGGRAGYGRNNGSIVGTTSSYSAPNNIRDGGLGNLYERESFYGDHAWQSSSPEHDGSVPFGYDLGVTADAAPNNSVGYVGGYSVNAMSNRGMAA; translated from the exons ATGGAAATGGAACCGGGGAAGCTATTCATTGGTGGGATCTCTTGGGACACGAGTGAGGAGCGTTTGAGAGAGTATTTTCAAACTTTTGGTGAAGTAGTCGAAGCTGTGATCATGAAGGATCGCGCCACTGGCCGTGCCCGTGGTTTTGGTTTCATCGTTTTTGCTAATGCTTCTGTTGCTGAGAAAGTTGTCAAGGAAAGGCACGTCATAGATGGAAGAACT GTGGAGGCAAAGAAGGCTGTTCCTAGGGATGATCATCAAAACTACAACAGAAACAGTGTCAGCATCCATGGCAGCATCCAGGGGTCCCCTGGTCCTGTTCGTACAAAAAAGATTTTTGTAGGAGGTTTAGCATCCTCAGTCACAGAAAGTGACTTCAAGAGGTACTTTGATCAATTTGGAACAATAACAGACGTTGTCGTTATGTATGACCACAATACTCAAAGACCTAGAGGTTTCGGGTTTATCACTTATGATTTGGAGGAAGCAGTGGATAAAGTCCTTTTCAAAACTTTTCATGAACTTAATGGAAAGATGGTTGAGGTTAAGCGTGCTGTTCCAAAGGAGTTATCTCCTGGATCAACACGGAACCAACCTAGTGGTTATAACTACGGGCTCAACAGAGTAAGCAGTTTCCTTAATACTTATAGTCCAGGACATAATTCTAGCTCCCCAAGTGGCTATGGAATGAGAATGGATGGTCGATTCAGTCCTGTGGCTGTAGGTCGAAGTGGATATTCCCCCTACAGCATGGCTAACATGGGTTTGAATTCAGACTCTGGGTTTGGTTTAAACAGTGGGGCAAGTGCTGATTCTGGCTTTGGCTTTGGACGTGGGATGAACTCCTATTATAGTGGAAATGCAGATCGTTTTGGAAGTCCCATTCGCTATGATGGGGGTGTTACTGGAAATGGGCCTATGTTGAATACTAATGGTCGAAATTTATGGGGCAACGGGAATCTCAACTATGGTTCAAACTCAATGATGTCAAATGCATTTGTTGGCCCAGGAACTGGAAATGCGGGTTTAGTTGGTGGTCTTGGAAGTATTGGGGAGATTTGGGGCGCCTCTCCTACTTCATCCCAAGGCGGAGGAAATGCTTCCCTCAGCAGTGGAAATTTCGGCTATGGCATTCAGGAAAACAATTTTGGTGGTAGGGCTGGTTATGGTAGAAACAATGGTAGCATTGTTGGCACAACATCTTCATACTCAGCCCCAAACAACATCCGTGATGGAGGTTTGGGAAACTTGTATGAGAGAGAGTCCTTTTATGGGGACCATGCTTGGCAATCATCTTCTCCCGAGCATGATGGTTCCGTCCCTTTTGGTTACGACCTTGGTGTCACTGCAGATGCAGCACCAAACAATTCTGTCGGTTATGTCGGAGGTTATAGCGTTAATGCTATGTCAAATAGAG GGATGGCAGCCTAG
- the LOC130985893 gene encoding ras-related protein RABA5a-like isoform X1 — translation MANADEEQPQTQPTQQTEDYLFKIVLIGDSAVGKSNLLARFARDEFHANSKSTIGVEFQTQKMEINGKEVKAQIWDTAGQERFRAVTSAYYRGAVGALLVYDISRRLTFDSVGRWLNELHTHSDMNVVTILVGNKSDLKEAREVTTVEGKALAEAQGLFFIETSALDSSNVTAAFQTVVKEIYNILSRKVMQSQELKVKDPDWMGNGKTVVLQAEDENKQETEAQAKKGGCCSS, via the exons ATGGCCAATGCAGACGAGGAACAACCACAAACGCAACCAACACAGCAGACAGAGGATTACCTTTTCAAGATAGTTCTGATTGGTGATTCAGCGGTTGGTAAATCTAACTTGCTCGCAAGATTTGCTCGAGATGAGTTTCACGCTAATTCAAAATCTACTATTGGGGTAGAATTTCAGACCCAAAAGATGGAAATTAATGGGAAGGAAGTTAAGGCACAGATATGGGACACGGCCGGCCAGGAGCGGTTTAGGGCAGTGACATCTGCGTATTACAGAGGCGCAGTCGGAGCACTTCTAGTCTATGACATCAGCAGACGCCTCACCTTTGATAGCGTTGGCAGGTGGCTTAACGAACTTCACA CTCACTCCGACATGAATGTGGTAACAATATTGGTGGGCAACAAGTCCGATCTGAAAGAGGCTCGGGAGGTGACAACCGTGGAGGGCAAAGCCCTGGCTGAAGCACAGGGTTTGTTCTTCATTGAAACATCGGCTCTGGATTCGTCCAACGTTACTGCTGCGTTTCAGACGGTAGTGAAGGAGATCTACAACATTTTAAGTAGGAAAGTTATGCAATCTCAAGAACTCAAAGTGAAAGATCCGGATTGGATGGGAAATGGGAAAACAGTGGTTTTACAGGCTGAAGATGAAAACAAGCAGGAAACAGAAGCACAAGCTAAAAAAGGTGGGTGCTGTTCATCTTGA